A single Carettochelys insculpta isolate YL-2023 chromosome 2, ASM3395843v1, whole genome shotgun sequence DNA region contains:
- the LOC142008279 gene encoding LOW QUALITY PROTEIN: uncharacterized protein LOC142008279 (The sequence of the model RefSeq protein was modified relative to this genomic sequence to represent the inferred CDS: substituted 2 bases at 2 genomic stop codons), translating into MVLDESQKEVQYPMQSSILSAKTTTKIGTWNVRTLNQCGKLAQLLCEFDSYRMDILDTSKMRWTGSNRLVSDGKTIPYSGNDSQHIQGVGLILSKEASRAVAGWKPVNEHIITVRFKSRHAKTTIIQVYAPTEDSDDAEKDMFYDLLQDIISDVPNHDITLLIGDTNAXIDNRRQGWEHVIGPYGSSTQTSDNGECLLLFRSMNNLCSGNTYFTHKNIHKKTWRSSDGITNNEIDYFCSSKRSRPALLDVRVYHGADVGSDHHLLMASLCLSLKRKQEWQTAPPYAVEKLRDQAIAEQYKLKLRNXFQQMQRETSLEDQWMQFKRAVTEIAEEMIGRRRGTQKECWIQDRTWQLIDEREVAKRQRDQAKLPGEKVEAMVKYQLLDRSVKKSCHADKKEWLECKGAEAQDIAKKCDTKTLYRIVQELTGARSNSNAPIKDKNGKILLSKEEQDACWVEHFKETLNQPNPAATYDFSKVFCIVLLRRLQSVVDKTLREEQAGFRCGRSCSEQIFTLRNIIKQMNAEELSAFSNSYDWALASRNLNLQYILR; encoded by the exons atggtgctggatgaaagccaaaaggaagttcAGTACCCGATGCAGAGCTCAATTTtaagtgccaaaaccacaacaaaaattggaacatggaatgtaaggaccttaAACCAATGTGGAAAGCTAGCACAATTACTCTGTGAATTTGACAGTTATCGAATGGACATCTTAGACACTAGCAAGATGAGATGGACAGGAAGTAATAGGCTAGTTAGTGATGGGAAAACCATTCCTTATTCAGGGAACGATAGTCAGCATATACAAGGCGTAGGCCTGATATTAAGTAAGGAAGCATCACGGGCAGTGGCTGGATGGAAGCCAGTGAATGAACATATTATCACAGTGAGATTCAAGTCAAGGCATGCGAAAACTACAATCATCCAAGTGTATGCACCAACCGAGGACTCTGACGATGCTGAAAAAGACATGTTTTACGATCTGTTACAAGACATCATCAGTGATGTTCCCAATCATGACATCACGTTACTCATAGGTGATACGAACGCATGAATAGATAACAGAAGACAGGGATGGGAACATGTGATTGGCCCGTACGGATCGTCAACGCAAACGAGTGACAATGGAGAGTGCTTACTACTATTCCGTAGCATGAACAACTTGTGCAGTGGAAACACCTATTTCACACACAAGAATATCCACAAGAAAACATGGCGGTCGTCTGATGGTATCACTAAcaatgaaatagactatttctgcaGCAGCAAACGATCGCGACCAGCTCTACTAGATGTGAGAGTATACCATGGAGCTGATGTTGGGTCAGACCACCATCTTTTGATGGCATCGCTCTGTCTTagccttaaaagaaaacaagaatggcAAACAGCTCCGCCCTATGCAGTTGAAAAGTTAAGAGACCAAGCCATAGCTGAACAGTACAAACTTAAACTTAGAAACTGATTTCAACAAATGCAACGTGAAACTTCACTTGAAGACCAGTGGAtgcagttcaaaagagcagtgactgAGATCGCAGAAGAGATGATTGGTCGAAGGAGAGGCACACAAAAAGAATGCTGGATACAGGACAGGACCTGGCAGTTGATTGATGAACGTGAGGTTGCGAAGAGGCAAAGAGATCAGGCAAAGCTGCCAGGTGAGAAAGTGGAAGCTATGGTGAAGTACCAGTTGTTGGATCGTAGCGTCAAGAAAAGCTGTCATGCTGACAAGAAAGAATGGTTAGAATGTaaaggtgctgaagcacaagacatAGCGAAGAAATGTGACACCAAGACACTATACCGGATTGTCCAGGAGTTAAcaggagcaagaagcaatagcaacgctcccatcaaagacaagaatgggaagatcttactcAGTAAAGAAGAACAAGATGCATGCTGGgtagaacacttcaaagaaacactgaaCCAACCAAACCCAGCTGCAACCTATGACTTCA GTAAGGTCTTCTGCATTGTCCtactcaggaggttgcagagTGTGGTGGATAAAACACTGCGTGAAGAGCAAGCCGGATTTCGCTGCGGACGATCATGTAGTGAACAGATCTTCACGTTGCGCAACATCATCAAACAGA TGAATGCTGAAGAATTGAGTGCGTTCAGCAACTCATATGATTGGGCACTTGCTTCACGAAACTTAAACCTACAATATATTTTGCGGTAA